Genomic DNA from Solanum pennellii chromosome 3, SPENNV200:
TCTTGACTCACAAGGGCCATGTTCCTTCTATACCATCCTAAATCAAGTAATCGAATGTCCATCCCATCGATTTTCAGTGATCCTTTATCTGCATCGTAAAATCTTTGAATCAAGGCAATTACTGTTGATTTTCCGCATCCACTTTTCCCAACCAATCCAATGCTAGTGCCTGCTTTCACCTCCAGGCTGAATTCATGCAACACTAGCCTGTCGGGCCGACTTGGATATGCAAAATCAACCTTTTTCATCTCTATTCGACCGGTCATTTTGGTACCCATGCTGTTATTCTTTGcctagttttgtaaaatatgtTACAATATTAGCTCAAATGATGTGAATTCAAGTGAACTTTGAAAAGGATTTAGAGAAGGATATTTGTCCTTATTACCTCATTCGATCCTTCGATCAGTGATTTTCGATCAAGAATGGAAAAAATCGAGGCAACTACTGTTGATCCCTTGGCGAGATCAGAAGTCATGCTTCCAGCTTCAGCTATTACCTTTCCAGTACTAACTAATATAAAGAAAGTCTTGAAGACATCAGCAGCAGATATTTCTCCAGCATTAACTAACTTTCCGCCATACCAAAAATCCAGGGCCCAACAAATGAATGTTAGGCCTTGTGCTGATCCTATACCGATACCAGCTAACCAAGATTTCTTCCTAGCCTCTTTCCTTGGCTCATCTTGTGCCTCATCAAAGATGTCAAGAACCTTACCTATGCTCCCAAATGACGTCACGATCCTATGATTATAAACAGCCTCTACAGCAATTTGAGTGCTACGGCATTGTGCCTTCACAAATTTAGCTGTCATAGTGGATAGCAGGACTTTTCGTGTGTAAAAGCAGAGAATCGTGAGTGGTTGGACAACGATCATAACTAGTGCAAGTTTCCAAGCCACAATTAGCCCCATTACCATAGCAACAGTGACAGCTGAAGTGCTTTGGACTAAGAGTGACACTCTATCAGCAACAAGAGATTTCACCATGGCAGCTTCATTGCTCAATCGACAACATAAAGCTCCACTTGAGTTCTGTTCCTCATCAAACCAGGCTGCTTCAAAGCTCAAAATCTTCTCGAGCATTTGCAGTCTTATTCTTCTGGTAAGGCGTTCGCCCATGTATGCAAAATTGTAATGTTGGCATAGATTGAGAACAACTGAGACAAGGCAAAGGATGATGAAAATCATACAGTATTTCTGAATTCTAGATTGCATTTCCTCGTGACTTGGCGAGTAAAAAGCAGAAATCATGCCACCTATGGTTAGTGCATAGACAGGTTGCACTGAACCAAATGCAATGGCTGATAAGATTCCGATAATTCCTTGCTTCCATTCAGGTAAGTTTAACGAAAGGAGCCGAGTGAAGGAAGGATGAGGATGAGGTGAAGCTTGTATGGGGCTGTCCTCAATGCGCAAGGGTGAGGCGCTTACAGCCGGACTTGCTCTCATTCCTGCACTGCTCCTTGCTACTGAAGAAATACGAGGTTCAGCGCTTTGTTCTTGATCGATAGAGCTGAATTGTCTTTGAAATTTTGCTAGCCTTGCATACTGCCCATCTTTCTCCATAAGCTCATTGTGTGCCCCTAGTTCACTGATGCAACCGTTACTTACTACTGCAATGAGATCTGCATTTCTTACTGTTGATAGCTTATGGGCAACAACCTGATCATTAAATTCGTTGAAAGGGACCTCGTTATATATCTTTctacatttctttttattattgaaaGTAATAGAAGAACCGGATTGATTGCTCAGATGTTCACTCGATTAATagtcattatatcaaaaaaagtCACTTCTCTTCTTGATTCCGCTTTTCTTCAACCAAAAAAGTGACTTTCTAAGATAATACAACTATTAGTCGAGTGACCATCTGAGAAATCAACTCTAGGAGAAAGATTACCAGTGTAGTTCTCCCAACGATAGCTTGATCCAAGGCATTTTGAACAAGTGTTTCTGATTCAGAATCAAGTGCACTTGTGGCTTCATCAAGCAGAAGAATCACAGGATTCTTTATAATGGCTCGAGCAATCGCAATTCTCTGCTTTTGACCACCTGATAGAAGTGCTCCTCTTTCACCAATCTGTCACAACTAAGCATGTTAGAACCGCATATAACAAATGTACGTACCTAGTACTATAATGTCACAAGATCATTAACTGACCTTGGTCTCATATCCTTCAGGAAGTTGTGTGATGAAATTATGAGCATTCGCGGTCATTGCTGCAGCCACAACTTCATCCATAGTTGCATCAACTTTCCCAAACATTATATTCTCCTTAATAGATGTCCCAAATAATGCATTTTCTTGActtactaaccccattttcccTCTCAACCATTTCAACTGCAACGACTTTATTTCTACGCTATCAATACATATAGCTCCTGCATTAGCATCATAAAACCTTTGAATAAGGGCAATGGCAGTGGATTTTCCACTTCCACTTGATCCAACAAGGGCTACTGTTTTGCCTGCTTCAATCTTAAGATTGAAGTCCTTGAGAACAACGGTATCTGGGCGAGAAGGATAAGTAAACTTGACATTCCTGAATTCAACCTCTCCTCTAATATCTTCGAGCACGAGTCCCCTTGTGTCTTCACCATCAATTTCTGGTACGCGATCAATCCTATCAAATATTCTCGAGGCAGCAACAGAAGCTTCAGTGAAGTATTTCACCTCAGGCAGAGCCATCCCAAGTGATCTACATAACATTACCAATACCAAGATTTTATGTAACGATCCAAGCTTTTTACATCAATGAAAAGAAAGATCTATTATAGGCAAAATACATCGATAACACCTTAGACAATCAAATTACAGTTTGTTCTAATCGAGCATCTAAACATATAATAAAGTGTTTCCATTAGACACTTCCAATTCAAACTGTGGAGAAAAAAAGCATTTGCATGTGTTATCAAGAGCTCCATACGTAGATAAGTTAACCATATAAACTATAGCACCTCCTTTTATTAGAACAAGTCTATGATTATACAGTTTATTGAGGCTAacacataaaattaaagaattgtgACATATGCCAAGTGGTTAATTTATCTACATAATGAACGAACGTTTGAGAACATTActcaaaatttaaactaaaaatgcCTAATAGGAACACTTTATCAGATATTCAGATAGTTCAAATGTCTAAATGAAACACATTAACAAGTTTAAGAGGTTGTCGATGTATTATCGGAGTAAAAAGGCACTTACAATCCACCCAAGACAAAAGAAACTCCAGCTGCATAAATTCTACCACCACTTTCTCCATTATGCATAATCAAATGACTTCCATACCAAGCAAGTAAAGCCCATATAGCAAAAGACAACCCTGTGCTACCAACAGCAAGACCTTTTGCAATTCCTTGTTTCATCCCCAACTTTATTGTTCCATCAAGAATCAATGAGTATCTTTCAATCACACTCTTCTCAGCAGTAAATGAATATATTGTTTTAATAGAGCTAAGTGCTTGCTCTACAATACCATTTGCTTTGCTATATTCTTTGAAGGATTTTCCAGACAAATAGAGTAAATATTTACCATAGATTAAACCAGGGATTATGAGGAGAAATATTGTTGGTAAAGCAACTATAGCCAATCTCCATGAAAAGTAGGCTGAAAATACAACTCCTGAGATGAAAACTGTTGTGTGCATAACAAATAGAGGTACCTGCATATGACTATAAATGTTACCAAAgtttaagaaattaaagaagaagGTTTTTGATGATCTTATAAGATATATACTCTCTCCgtctatttttacttgttcattttttgaCTCGACAAACTACTATATTACCCCCTATTAATTAAGTGATTatctaaatattgaaaaatgaatAGTATTTAATTCTTCTTCTGTCACaatttatatgacttacttttctttttagtcagttttaaaaagaattacaggtttctatattaagtaacaatttaactttaaaatgtctaatttaccctttaataaaatgatttatggTCACGCAAATTTTTATCATTCATTTTGAaccacaagtttcaaaagtctttctttctttcttaaactttaaACTACATCACATAAAATGGGATGGAAATAGAcacaaaatagtaaattttcTCTTAGATTTTCCAAATTGGAATAAGTTGGACAACTAAAGATGTAAAGGGAGTATGTAGAATATAGCAAAAATGtcatttagtttaattttatagttttaaacgtataaagtaaaaaattaaaattgaaaagttatcaaaaaaaaaaaaggaaataaacaaCTAACTTAAAAGGAAAGTAgcacaaataaattgaaacggtGAGAGTAATTATCACTATCTTAGAAAGTTACTTTCGTTGTTGAAggaaaaattagaataaattaaCAAGCAAATTGATTTTCTGAGATAATAACTATTAGCTCAGTAGAAATGAACCTCAAAATTTTACGTATATATGAAGAAATTGAAGTAAGGTGATATAGAAGTGTTTACCTTTTCACTAAGAACTTCTTGTATGAGAGAAGTATCTTTAGAAATACCATTAGTAATTTCAGAAGTGGTAGCTTCTTGTGAATCAAAGAAACCAACTTCTTGCCTAAGAATAGCTTCCAAATACTTGTACCTTATTTTCAACACTTGTCTCTCACTTGTTTTGCTCCAACAGTAACCTTCtgcaaaaattaattaactaatttctTCATCATGATGAGGATTTTAGGGTTTGATACATATATTAGGGTTTTGACCTAATTTTCTTAACATACTTTTTTAAGCAAGGGCAAAAAGTTTACcctaattatttctttcaaattatttGAGTAAACCCttctagaaattttttttgaatatccTTCCTTCTTACACAATAGCATCTAGGGGAGATTAATCTCTCCGTAGacgatatatttatattaactttATCATACGTAGGGCCATAAGTTTTTTGATTTATAGTTGttcaatatttgaaattattagcTTTCGCATTATGTCCTATTAGTTCGATCTATGAACTTAGCAACCAAAAAAGTGGAGTAGAGATATATAGAAACTTACCCATAAAGGCCACAACCATGACTCCCAATCCCAACAGTACAAAATACAAGCTACACTGTAAATAATATTACCAGCAAAATGCAAATATATTAGTAAGAGAAAATAAGATgtagataaaattaaataagacatTTAGAGTCTAACCTTTTCAATTTGTTCCATAAAATTGTGATCATTTTGTTGAGTTTTACCATAACCCAAGCTATTAAAAAGTTGACTAACATATACCAACAAACAATTTGTTGATATACCATCTCCAATTGCTCCAATTGTGCCcaaaaacatcaacaaaatGTCTTTTCCATCAGCATATCGAAAAATAATAcctattgaatttttatttttattttcaaacgCCTTTTCCGTTGAAGAACTCATTCTTTTTCctgcaagaaaaaaaaagactttgaaTTCCTAATTCTGACCAAGAATGAAATACTAACTaacaatatttataataaaattgatttcctaattcataataatatctacttaaaataatataaagagaGTTTTGATTGTTGCATGaaaatctttaatttaaaaaatgaccCATTAATCCACCAACACACTTTTTGGAGTGTTCCAACAAAGTTGATTATGACTAATAatgttcttaattaattattaattgccTTTTTTATATATGGCTCATAatgtttcattttcatttctttattattttttttcttttgatttgatttggtaaTATCATAGCGCTAGCTAGGCTGCTCACTTTTGTTTATCCGACCCTATTGTTGATGTAATACAATTAAACAAGAAGGGCCATAAATAATTAACTTTGCAAAAGGAAGTGgaagatgagaaaaaaatattaacataaaagtaaaatgaCAAACTATGGGGAAGCATGCAAATGATTATTTAGGTTTCTACTTTTATGGTCATCTTTGAGTAAGTTGCTCCTTTGCTTTTGTTGGTTTGTAATCCAATTCGCAAAGTAATAACGGATAGCTGGTTAGAGTTATGCGAGTATTTATAATATAGATTATAATTGTTAGCAGTTTTATGTAGATCGTAATTATGTCGGGAttaattattcatgtattagttattttactttctattcaacataaaataatatagattTCTTCATAACTTATACGTGTATAAGTTATATTTCTAAATTGTCGATTAAACGTcgtattaattttatgtatgaatatcTTATTTTCTACTACCTGCAAAATGACAATTaagttatacaaaaattaatatataaataactgGTTTCTTATCGAACTACCAAACAACTCCTAAGTGCTTCCtcatttttttacttgtttactatattaaaaatatatattcacttatctagttttaaaaatatcaaaaataatttatcacttttgTTTGGTATGACAAATCTAAAAGGAATAATAGTCTCACGTTATATTATCCTACACTTAATTAAGagtatatattaattagttttgaaatatttgtccCGCTATTTATATACTACAATGAtgtgataattaattttatctcaTTTATATAATAAGATAAGTAATCACATGGGAAATCTCATTATACGAATAAGTAAAAATAGATAGAGAAAgcatataataaaaagaaaaattaacacattttccttctattttattttacttagtCCTTATATTAAAAATCgatatttcttttttccttatCTATTTTAACAAATTGAgataaatttattgttttatgttaatattacct
This window encodes:
- the LOC107012397 gene encoding putative ABC transporter B family member 8, which gives rise to MSSSTEKAFENKNKNSIGIIFRYADGKDILLMFLGTIGAIGDGISTNCLLVYVSQLFNSLGYGKTQQNDHNFMEQIEKCSLYFVLLGLGVMVVAFMEGYCWSKTSERQVLKIRYKYLEAILRQEVGFFDSQEATTSEITNGISKDTSLIQEVLSEKVPLFVMHTTVFISGVVFSAYFSWRLAIVALPTIFLLIIPGLIYGKYLLYLSGKSFKEYSKANGIVEQALSSIKTIYSFTAEKSVIERYSLILDGTIKLGMKQGIAKGLAVGSTGLSFAIWALLAWYGSHLIMHNGESGGRIYAAGVSFVLGGLSLGMALPEVKYFTEASVAASRIFDRIDRVPEIDGEDTRGLVLEDIRGEVEFRNVKFTYPSRPDTVVLKDFNLKIEAGKTVALVGSSGSGKSTAIALIQRFYDANAGAICIDSVEIKSLQLKWLRGKMGLVSQENALFGTSIKENIMFGKVDATMDEVVAAAMTANAHNFITQLPEGYETKIGERGALLSGGQKQRIAIARAIIKNPVILLLDEATSALDSESETLVQNALDQAIVGRTTLVVAHKLSTVRNADLIAVVSNGCISELGAHNELMEKDGQYARLAKFQRQFSSIDQEQSAEPRISSVARSSAGMRASPAVSASPLRIEDSPIQASPHPHPSFTRLLSLNLPEWKQGIIGILSAIAFGSVQPVYALTIGGMISAFYSPSHEEMQSRIQKYCMIFIILCLVSVVLNLCQHYNFAYMGERLTRRIRLQMLEKILSFEAAWFDEEQNSSGALCCRLSNEAAMVKSLVADRVSLLVQSTSAVTVAMVMGLIVAWKLALVMIVVQPLTILCFYTRKVLLSTMTAKFVKAQCRSTQIAVEAVYNHRIVTSFGSIGKVLDIFDEAQDEPRKEARKKSWLAGIGIGSAQGLTFICWALDFWYGGKLVNAGEISAADVFKTFFILVSTGKVIAEAGSMTSDLAKGSTVVASIFSILDRKSLIEGSNEAKNNSMGTKMTGRIEMKKVDFAYPSRPDRLVLHEFSLEVKAGTSIGLVGKSGCGKSTVIALIQRFYDADKGSLKIDGMDIRLLDLGWYRRNMALVSQEPVIYSGSIRENILFGKLNASENEVVEAAKAANAHEFISSLKNGYETECGDRGVTISGGQKQRIAIARAIIRNPSILLLDEATSALDVQSEQLVQEALDQLMVGRTTVVVAHRLNTIRNLESIAFISEGKVLEKGTYSYLKDKRGAFFNLVNLQST